The following proteins come from a genomic window of Actinopolyspora saharensis:
- a CDS encoding MFS transporter, producing the protein MSSTGSAAPTRGALARIVGSSMIGTTIEWYDFFLYGSAAALVFNKAFFPSEDQLIGTLLAFSSFAIGFVFRPLGGLVFGHFGDRLGRKKLLVISLLMMGGATFAIGLLPTYGAIGFAAPLLLTLLRVVQGFALGGEWGGAVLMVSEHTDSARRGFWASWPQAGVPTGNLLATAVLALLSAFQSEQAFLEWGWRVPFLLSGLLVLVGLWIRLSISESPVFLEAADRARQHAAPEPPPILRVLRFQWREVLIASGARFVENVCYYVITAFVLTYVTNQLGLSESTALNAVLLASLVHFAVIPAWGALSDRFGRRGVYLIGAIGSGVWAFVFFPLLNTGAFAMIALGVTGGLILHGAMYGPQAAFMSELFGTRVRYSGASIGYQLASVVAGGLAPSIATGLLVSFDSWVPIACYVAAGAVLTSVAILLATETRGSSLRSADAEQPAEQRS; encoded by the coding sequence ATGAGCTCGACGGGATCCGCCGCACCCACGAGAGGGGCCCTGGCCCGGATCGTCGGGTCGAGCATGATCGGCACCACGATCGAGTGGTACGACTTCTTCCTCTACGGGTCGGCGGCCGCGCTGGTGTTCAACAAGGCCTTCTTCCCGTCCGAGGACCAGTTGATCGGCACGCTGCTCGCGTTCTCCAGCTTCGCCATCGGGTTCGTCTTCCGCCCGCTCGGCGGTCTGGTCTTCGGTCACTTCGGCGACCGGCTCGGACGCAAAAAACTACTCGTCATCAGCCTGCTGATGATGGGCGGGGCCACCTTCGCGATCGGTCTGCTGCCGACCTACGGAGCCATCGGCTTCGCCGCCCCGCTGCTGCTGACCCTGCTGAGGGTCGTGCAGGGCTTCGCGCTGGGCGGCGAGTGGGGCGGGGCCGTGCTGATGGTCTCCGAGCACACCGACTCCGCCAGGCGCGGCTTCTGGGCCTCGTGGCCCCAGGCGGGCGTGCCCACGGGCAACCTGCTGGCCACCGCGGTGCTGGCCCTGCTGTCGGCGTTCCAGTCCGAGCAGGCCTTCCTGGAGTGGGGCTGGCGCGTCCCCTTCCTGCTGTCCGGGCTGCTGGTCCTGGTCGGACTGTGGATCCGGCTGTCGATCAGCGAGTCCCCCGTCTTCCTGGAGGCGGCCGACCGCGCGCGGCAGCACGCCGCACCGGAACCACCTCCGATCCTGCGGGTGCTGCGCTTCCAGTGGCGCGAGGTGCTGATCGCCTCGGGGGCGCGCTTCGTGGAGAACGTCTGCTACTACGTGATCACCGCGTTCGTGCTCACCTACGTGACCAACCAGCTGGGACTGTCCGAATCGACCGCCCTGAACGCGGTGCTGCTGGCCTCCCTGGTGCACTTCGCCGTCATCCCGGCGTGGGGCGCCCTGTCCGACCGGTTCGGCCGCAGGGGCGTCTACCTCATCGGAGCGATCGGGAGCGGGGTGTGGGCCTTCGTCTTCTTCCCGCTGCTCAACACCGGGGCCTTCGCCATGATCGCGCTCGGGGTCACCGGAGGGCTGATCCTGCACGGAGCCATGTACGGCCCGCAGGCGGCGTTCATGTCCGAGCTGTTCGGCACCAGGGTGCGCTACTCGGGGGCCTCGATCGGCTACCAGCTGGCCTCGGTCGTCGCCGGCGGGCTCGCTCCCTCGATCGCCACCGGGCTGCTGGTCTCCTTCGACAGCTGGGTGCCGATCGCGTGCTACGTCGCGGCCGGTGCCGTGCTCACCTCCGTGGCGATCCTGCTCGCGACCGAGACCAGGGGCAGTTCGCTCCGCTCCGCGGACGCGGAGCAGCCCGCCGAGCAGCGCTCCTGA